A portion of the Tenacibaculum todarodis genome contains these proteins:
- a CDS encoding FKBP-type peptidyl-prolyl cis-trans isomerase, protein MSQVKANSTVVVHYTGKLEDGQIFDTSEGKEPAEFVLGEGRLIPGFENGLIDMKLSEKKTITILKADAYGDVVKEMIQEIKKTDLPQDMEPQVGMGLVSKGPDGQEINLMIAEVKEDTIVIDGNHPLAGRDLIFDLEVVEIKETATA, encoded by the coding sequence ATGAGTCAAGTAAAAGCGAATAGCACAGTAGTAGTACATTATACAGGTAAATTAGAAGACGGACAAATTTTTGATACTTCTGAAGGAAAAGAGCCAGCAGAATTTGTTTTAGGAGAAGGAAGATTAATTCCAGGTTTTGAGAACGGTTTAATTGACATGAAATTAAGCGAAAAGAAAACCATTACAATTCTTAAAGCAGATGCTTATGGAGATGTTGTTAAAGAAATGATTCAAGAAATTAAGAAAACAGATTTACCACAAGATATGGAACCACAAGTTGGTATGGGACTTGTTTCTAAAGGACCAGATGGTCAAGAAATTAATTTAATGATTGCTGAGGTGAAAGAAGATACTATTGTTATAGATGGTAATCATCCGTTAGCAGGTAGAGATCTTATTTTTGATCTTGAAGTTGTTGAAATTAAAGAAACTGCTACTGCTTAA
- a CDS encoding M23 family metallopeptidase, whose protein sequence is MKKHILLLFIFMYSFGFSQKYPQTDFENPLKIPLVLSGTFGELRSNHFHSGLDIKTQGRQGIKIYAPADGYVSRIKVSQWGFGKAIYITHYNGYTTVYAHLQKFEEPIEKYVKSIQYKKENYQTGNIFPSEEKFPVKKGDVIGFTGDTGGSGGPHLHFEIRDTATEHIINPMHFGIFPEDTKSPTLQKAKVYALDNNSRINQASKDVVLNIKNVGDNKYVTNRITANGYIGFGVNAFDRLNGAANKNGIYSLEMNVNGERYYYHDVETFSFAESKFINLLIDYPFYKKFKSRFQKTHKVKSNKLSIYSDLLDNGKIYIEDGVNYNIEIIAKDFKGNSSNLKIPVKGVPNNTIFSSKDTTAYKVKAKNFNKFQQENVTIAFPKNTFYKDLFLDFKVENGVAKVHESTIPLDKKFTLTFDVSSYSGAEKEQLYIANVTNKKYPRYVATKKKETTFYCTTKTLGSYKLLSDKINPKISLLNFKNEQWLSKAKTLKVKISDIGSGIKNFRATIDGEWILMEYNHKRGILTYNFNDKKLVGSKHLFKLVVSDNVGNTKNISATFFRK, encoded by the coding sequence TTGAAAAAACACATTTTACTTCTATTTATTTTTATGTATTCCTTCGGATTTTCTCAAAAATATCCACAAACCGATTTTGAAAATCCTTTAAAAATTCCGCTTGTATTATCGGGTACTTTTGGTGAGTTGCGTAGCAATCACTTCCACTCTGGTTTAGACATTAAAACACAAGGAAGACAAGGAATTAAAATTTATGCTCCGGCAGATGGTTATGTATCTAGAATTAAAGTTTCTCAATGGGGTTTTGGTAAAGCAATTTATATTACACACTACAACGGTTACACAACGGTTTATGCACATCTTCAAAAATTTGAAGAGCCTATAGAAAAGTATGTAAAAAGCATTCAGTACAAAAAAGAAAATTATCAAACTGGTAATATTTTTCCTTCGGAAGAAAAGTTCCCTGTAAAAAAAGGCGATGTTATTGGTTTTACTGGTGACACAGGTGGTTCTGGCGGTCCACATTTACACTTTGAAATTCGTGATACAGCAACAGAACACATTATAAATCCGATGCATTTTGGAATTTTTCCAGAAGATACAAAATCACCTACTTTACAAAAAGCCAAAGTATATGCTTTAGATAATAATTCTCGTATCAATCAAGCTTCTAAAGATGTTGTTTTAAATATAAAAAATGTTGGCGATAATAAATACGTAACCAATAGAATTACCGCAAATGGTTATATTGGTTTTGGGGTTAATGCTTTTGATAGGTTGAATGGAGCTGCCAACAAAAACGGAATTTACAGTCTAGAAATGAACGTAAACGGGGAACGTTATTATTACCACGATGTAGAAACCTTCTCTTTTGCTGAAAGTAAATTCATTAATCTATTAATTGATTATCCTTTTTATAAAAAATTTAAAAGCCGATTTCAAAAGACACATAAAGTAAAATCTAATAAACTAAGTATTTACAGCGATTTATTAGATAATGGAAAAATTTATATTGAAGACGGAGTAAATTATAACATCGAAATTATTGCTAAAGATTTTAAAGGAAATTCATCTAACTTAAAAATACCCGTAAAAGGAGTTCCAAACAACACTATTTTTTCTTCAAAAGACACAACTGCTTATAAAGTTAAAGCAAAGAATTTTAATAAATTTCAACAAGAAAATGTAACCATTGCTTTTCCTAAAAACACATTTTATAAGGACTTATTTTTAGATTTTAAGGTTGAAAACGGAGTTGCTAAAGTACATGAATCAACGATTCCTTTAGATAAAAAATTTACACTAACTTTTGATGTTTCTTCTTATTCTGGAGCTGAAAAAGAACAACTCTATATTGCCAATGTTACCAATAAAAAATATCCAAGGTACGTTGCAACAAAGAAAAAAGAAACTACATTTTATTGTACAACTAAAACGCTTGGAAGTTATAAATTACTTTCAGATAAAATAAACCCTAAAATTTCATTACTAAATTTTAAAAATGAACAATGGTTATCTAAAGCTAAAACGCTAAAAGTTAAAATTTCTGATATTGGTTCAGGAATTAAAAATTTTAGAGCAACCATAGACGGAGAATGGATTTTAATGGAATACAATCATAAACGCGGAATTTTAACCTATAATTTTAATGATAAAAAGTTGGTTGGCAGCAAACATCTTTTTAAACTTGTAGTCTCTGACAATGTTGGAAATACCAAAAACATTTCTGCAACATTTTTCAGAAAGTAA
- the rny gene encoding ribonuclease Y has protein sequence MNEIVLLAVAGIVGIVIGFLIAKMLEKSKSNKLILQTKKEARSILKEANVEAQSIKKDKILQAKEKFIELKSEHEKVILTREKKIGDVEKRIRDKESRVSSELDKGTKLNKSLAQKEKDFDYKLEFLDKKEGELEKMHNRHVDMLEQISGLSADEAKAELVTSLKDEAKSEAMAFIQTSIEEAKLTAEQEARKVVLGTIQRVGVEQAVENCVSVFNLESDDVKGRIIGREGRNIRALEAATGVEIIVDDTPEAIILSCFDSVRREVARLSMHKLVTDGRIHPARIEEVVKKTEKQINQEIIEVGKRTVIDLGIHGLHPELIKAVGRMKYRSSYGQNLLQHSREVANLCGIMAAEMGLNAKAAKRAGLLHDIGKVPDTESELPHALLGMQWAEKYGEKPDVCNAIGAHHDEIEMKSLISPIVQVCDAISGARPGARRQVLDSYIQRLKDLEEIAFGFNGVQKAYAIQAGRELRVMVESAKVNDTKAAELSFNISQKIQNDMTYPGQVKVTVIRETRAVNVAK, from the coding sequence ATGAACGAAATAGTACTTCTTGCAGTTGCAGGAATAGTTGGAATAGTAATCGGTTTTTTGATTGCTAAAATGTTAGAGAAATCTAAATCTAATAAATTAATATTACAAACAAAAAAGGAGGCTAGAAGCATCTTAAAAGAGGCAAATGTAGAAGCTCAATCTATAAAAAAGGATAAAATATTACAAGCTAAAGAAAAATTTATAGAGTTAAAATCTGAGCATGAAAAAGTAATTTTAACTAGAGAAAAGAAAATTGGTGACGTTGAAAAACGTATTAGAGATAAAGAATCTAGAGTATCTTCTGAATTAGATAAAGGTACAAAACTTAATAAATCTCTAGCTCAAAAAGAAAAAGACTTCGATTATAAATTAGAGTTTTTAGATAAAAAAGAAGGCGAGTTAGAAAAAATGCATAATCGTCATGTAGATATGCTTGAGCAAATTTCTGGTTTATCTGCAGATGAAGCAAAAGCAGAGTTAGTAACATCTTTAAAGGATGAAGCAAAATCTGAAGCAATGGCATTTATTCAAACTTCAATTGAAGAAGCAAAATTAACCGCAGAACAAGAAGCACGTAAAGTTGTTTTAGGAACTATCCAAAGAGTAGGTGTTGAGCAAGCAGTTGAGAACTGTGTATCAGTATTTAACTTAGAGTCAGATGATGTTAAAGGACGTATTATTGGGCGAGAAGGTAGAAACATCAGAGCTTTAGAAGCTGCAACAGGAGTAGAAATTATTGTAGATGATACACCAGAAGCAATTATACTTTCTTGTTTCGATTCTGTTCGTAGAGAAGTAGCACGTTTATCAATGCATAAACTAGTTACTGATGGTAGAATTCACCCTGCAAGAATTGAAGAAGTTGTTAAGAAAACTGAAAAACAAATAAATCAAGAGATTATAGAGGTTGGAAAACGTACAGTTATCGATTTAGGTATTCATGGTTTACACCCAGAATTAATTAAAGCTGTAGGTAGAATGAAATATCGTTCTTCATACGGACAAAACTTATTACAGCACTCTCGTGAAGTTGCTAATCTTTGTGGAATTATGGCTGCAGAAATGGGCTTAAACGCAAAAGCTGCAAAACGTGCAGGTTTATTACATGATATAGGTAAAGTACCAGATACTGAAAGCGAATTACCACACGCATTATTAGGAATGCAATGGGCAGAGAAATATGGTGAAAAACCAGATGTTTGTAATGCTATTGGTGCTCACCACGACGAAATAGAAATGAAGAGTTTAATTTCTCCAATTGTACAAGTTTGTGATGCAATATCAGGAGCAAGACCAGGTGCAAGACGTCAAGTGCTAGATTCTTATATACAACGTTTAAAAGATTTAGAAGAAATTGCTTTTGGTTTTAACGGAGTTCAAAAAGCATACGCTATCCAAGCTGGTAGAGAATTACGTGTTATGGTAGAAAGTGCTAAAGTAAATGATACTAAAGCAGCAGAATTATCATTTAATATTTCTCAGAAAATACAAAATGATATGACGTACCCAGGACAAGTTAAAGTTACTGTTATTAGGGAAACAAGAGCTGTTAATGTAGCTAAGTAA
- a CDS encoding TonB-dependent receptor — protein sequence MKHILLLFILIPSVLFAQKTATIKGKLTNKYNAPIEGVAISYQGKGTITDKEGRYQFTIPIRKTVAVTFTHVSYKSVSKKFTARGVKTFTYSPTLRFKTEEIEEVIVRNRKKEAEGITTISTEKVKNLIGANAGVENVLMTLPGVSNNNELSTQYNVRGGNFDENLVYVNGIEIYRPFLVRSGQQEGLSFINSHMIQNINFSAGGFQAKYGDKLSSVLDITYRKPTEFGAQIDMSLLGGSATIEGTLLNNKLSAILGIRYRDNSLFVNSKQTDVNFRPKFTDVQTFLSYEVNEKLSLNFLGNFSLNDYNYKPLSRRTRFGTVVDPLELIVYYDGQEKDSYQTLFGAFSADYQVNENLNITATVSSFNTQEEEYFDIAASYNLGEVDSNIGSDNFGDVQFSEGIGSQINHARNDLDALITNVQVKATLKDGKNEWRAGVKYQTENIKDRIREWEIIDSLGFSIRPSHHNIGNNQPYTPFTGPIEPFQDIRAENDVDINRVSGFVQFSRKTMLNEHQVWFNAGVRAQSWSVNAEGFSEEDHFIFSPRGQFAIKPDWDKDMLFRISGGWYSQPPFYKELRDNNGEVNPEVKAQKSIHIVAGNEYSFRLWERPFKLTTELHYKNLSDVNSYTVDNVRIRYRADNVTNAYAYGLDVRLNGEFVPGSESWVSLGYLKTEENINNQGYIARPTDQRLKVGILFQDYVPNLPDLKAYLNLVYNTGLPGGSPAYADVYQFQNRLKDYKRADIGVSYVFADAKKQYKTGFLSNFKELTAGLELFNMFDILNSNTNTWVRDVYSKQQYGIPNFMTGRVLNFKVGMKF from the coding sequence TTGAAACATATTTTACTGTTATTTATACTAATACCTTCTGTGCTTTTTGCTCAAAAAACAGCTACTATTAAAGGTAAACTTACCAATAAATACAATGCACCAATTGAAGGTGTTGCAATTTCTTATCAAGGAAAAGGAACAATTACAGACAAAGAGGGTCGTTATCAATTTACCATTCCAATTCGTAAAACGGTTGCCGTAACTTTTACGCATGTTTCATACAAATCTGTTAGTAAAAAATTTACAGCTCGTGGCGTAAAAACATTTACCTACTCGCCTACTTTGCGTTTTAAAACAGAAGAAATTGAAGAAGTAATTGTTAGAAACAGAAAAAAAGAAGCTGAAGGAATCACAACAATTTCAACCGAAAAAGTTAAAAATCTAATTGGTGCAAATGCTGGTGTAGAAAATGTTTTAATGACACTCCCTGGAGTTAGTAATAATAACGAGTTAAGCACACAATATAATGTTCGTGGTGGTAATTTTGATGAAAACTTGGTGTATGTAAACGGAATTGAAATTTATAGACCTTTCCTGGTTCGTTCTGGACAACAAGAAGGTTTAAGTTTTATCAATTCACACATGATTCAGAATATTAATTTTTCTGCTGGAGGATTTCAAGCAAAATACGGCGATAAATTATCATCTGTTTTAGACATTACCTACAGAAAACCAACTGAATTTGGTGCGCAAATAGATATGAGTTTATTAGGCGGAAGTGCAACTATTGAAGGTACTTTACTAAACAATAAATTAAGCGCAATTCTTGGCATTCGTTATAGAGATAACAGTTTGTTTGTGAATAGTAAGCAAACTGATGTTAATTTTAGACCAAAATTTACAGATGTTCAAACATTTCTTTCTTATGAAGTTAACGAAAAACTGTCTCTAAATTTCCTTGGAAATTTCTCATTAAACGATTACAACTACAAACCATTATCGCGAAGAACTCGTTTTGGAACTGTTGTAGATCCGTTAGAATTAATTGTTTATTATGACGGTCAAGAAAAAGATAGTTACCAAACCCTTTTTGGCGCATTTTCTGCAGATTATCAAGTAAATGAAAACTTAAACATCACCGCAACAGTTTCTAGTTTTAATACGCAAGAAGAAGAATATTTTGATATTGCGGCTTCATATAATTTAGGTGAAGTTGATAGCAATATTGGTTCCGATAATTTTGGAGATGTTCAGTTTTCTGAAGGAATTGGCTCACAAATAAATCACGCTCGAAACGATTTAGATGCATTAATTACAAACGTTCAAGTAAAAGCAACGTTGAAAGATGGTAAAAACGAATGGCGAGCAGGTGTAAAATATCAAACAGAAAATATAAAAGACCGCATTAGAGAATGGGAAATCATCGATTCTTTAGGTTTTTCTATTCGTCCTTCACATCATAACATTGGTAACAACCAACCTTACACTCCTTTTACTGGACCTATTGAACCTTTTCAAGACATTAGAGCAGAAAATGATGTAGATATTAATAGAGTTTCTGGTTTTGTGCAATTCAGTAGAAAAACAATGTTAAACGAACATCAAGTTTGGTTTAATGCAGGCGTAAGAGCACAAAGTTGGTCAGTTAATGCCGAAGGTTTTTCCGAAGAAGATCATTTTATATTTAGTCCAAGAGGGCAATTTGCTATAAAACCCGATTGGGATAAAGACATGTTATTTAGAATTTCTGGTGGTTGGTATTCTCAACCTCCGTTTTATAAGGAATTAAGAGATAATAATGGCGAAGTAAATCCAGAAGTAAAAGCACAAAAATCCATTCATATTGTTGCTGGAAACGAATACAGTTTTAGACTTTGGGAACGTCCTTTTAAGTTAACTACAGAACTGCATTACAAAAACTTGTCTGATGTAAATTCATATACAGTAGATAATGTAAGAATTAGATATAGAGCAGATAATGTAACAAATGCGTATGCTTACGGATTAGATGTTCGTTTAAATGGTGAGTTTGTTCCTGGAAGCGAAAGTTGGGTAAGTTTAGGCTATTTAAAAACCGAAGAAAACATTAACAACCAAGGTTATATTGCAAGACCAACCGACCAACGTTTAAAAGTGGGAATTTTATTTCAAGATTATGTGCCAAATTTACCAGATTTAAAAGCTTATTTAAATTTGGTGTACAATACAGGTTTACCTGGAGGTTCGCCAGCGTATGCAGATGTTTATCAATTTCAGAATAGATTAAAAGACTATAAACGTGCAGATATTGGCGTTTCTTATGTTTTTGCAGATGCTAAAAAACAATATAAAACTGGTTTTTTAAGTAATTTCAAAGAATTAACAGCTGGTTTAGAACTCTTTAACATGTTTGATATCTTGAACTCTAACACTAATACTTGGGTACGCGATGTGTATTCTAAACAGCAATACGGAATACCTAACTTTATGACAGGTAGAGTATTGAACTTTAAAGTTGGAATGAAGTTTTAA
- a CDS encoding cell division protein ZapA, whose translation MAKLKVNVVIAGRTYPLSVNNTEEEEGMRKAAKSINELVTKYEQNYAVSDKQDVLAMCALQFASKAAITSIITEVENTEALEKINELTKIVSSHLE comes from the coding sequence GTGGCAAAATTAAAAGTTAATGTAGTAATAGCTGGTCGTACATATCCATTGAGTGTTAATAACACAGAAGAAGAAGAAGGTATGCGTAAAGCAGCAAAAAGCATTAATGAATTAGTTACTAAATATGAACAAAATTATGCGGTAAGCGATAAACAAGATGTATTGGCAATGTGTGCCTTACAATTTGCATCTAAAGCAGCTATAACTTCAATAATTACTGAAGTAGAAAATACCGAAGCATTAGAAAAGATAAATGAACTTACAAAAATAGTAAGTTCTCATTTAGAGTAA
- a CDS encoding DUF7507 domain-containing protein: MKNSSLLLLLYSLIFLNISNVTAQLDFKHYLPPLKQTAGTNGRNPTRSNNQNAPAIKEQAIYLSTPEATTFTVNVYRGISTTPWKVITNLSNTNPHIINSTGDTDTDPFTTGGLTNGNNNITLVTNGNTGRVLTNSGLRFEAPGGQKFYVNYRGRSGSQAGSLTCKGIKALGVDFRWGGIPNTATNGNLSTSLGIMATEDGTRVNIFGYDPGCEFREETDPDGITDDNLEIFLDAGETYVLEAQQTETAANQNGWLGATITATRNIAIVNGGLNFGVASGSGSRDVGIDQPVSTNVLGREYVFVRGNGNTSNEGEFPVIVATEDGTQVFAGGNLIGTINNGDYLVIPGSNYSNNLVGANMHVTTSKNTYAYQCLSGASGRQTLGMNFIAPVNCLLPDTLNEVPQIHRIAGVDSNISALTITVSTLTADGDIEVYENGTRIPLANVVSVPVTGTSDWKTVYVSKGNGTPPNDDLTGEISVVTPGPISVGTFMSLGANAGLAGYFSGFDTVPQVFIDITGGGCFPGSNLEEVTGDFQAYQWYKNDVLIPGATSQTFNPNTEGVGDYFVRVTKGTCSYDSGVVTLYTCDPDIQVTKIDNADPILEGDEVTFTITVRSFGVDPVNNLVINDVLPSQFDLVSGTPSPGSGTWTSPNWNIGTINPSQIFTITIVAKAKDESGGVTATNTITYTSDSTEPVPNITPDDLTEPVTILNGEIALTKEGTFNDGGNGTQIGDLVNYTFTVTNPGEVELENVIVNDPLLGGNISGPTSGDTDNDNKLDVGETWIYNASYITTLANFQNGKVDNTATASGDQTNSLTKTNSSSDSVDLISVDLNLTKTVDNAIPKIGSVIIYTLTLKNNGPFDATNVQVIDVLPNGVIYRAALSTIPAGTTYNTIANVWDLSGITFNNGETIVLNLAAVINSAGIIINTAEVKQNDQLDIDSVPNSGN, encoded by the coding sequence ATGAAGAACAGCAGCTTATTATTGTTATTATATTCACTTATATTTTTAAATATAAGTAATGTTACTGCTCAATTAGATTTTAAACATTATTTACCACCACTTAAGCAAACTGCGGGTACAAATGGTAGAAACCCTACAAGATCTAACAATCAAAACGCTCCAGCAATAAAAGAACAAGCAATTTATCTTTCAACTCCAGAAGCAACAACTTTTACTGTTAATGTATATAGAGGAATAAGTACTACACCTTGGAAAGTAATTACAAATTTATCTAATACCAACCCTCATATTATAAATAGTACAGGAGATACAGATACAGATCCATTTACAACTGGAGGTTTAACAAATGGAAATAATAATATAACACTTGTAACTAATGGTAATACAGGTAGAGTTTTAACCAATTCAGGTTTACGATTTGAAGCACCTGGTGGACAAAAATTTTATGTAAATTATAGAGGACGTTCAGGTTCTCAAGCAGGGTCTTTAACATGTAAAGGAATTAAAGCTTTAGGAGTAGATTTTAGATGGGGAGGAATACCAAATACTGCAACAAATGGTAACTTAAGCACTAGTTTAGGTATTATGGCTACTGAAGATGGCACAAGAGTAAACATATTTGGTTACGATCCAGGTTGTGAATTTAGAGAAGAAACAGATCCCGACGGTATAACAGATGATAACCTTGAAATTTTCCTTGATGCCGGTGAAACTTATGTGTTAGAAGCGCAGCAAACAGAAACAGCAGCAAACCAAAATGGTTGGTTAGGTGCCACTATTACAGCAACAAGAAATATAGCTATTGTGAATGGTGGATTAAATTTTGGTGTAGCCTCAGGTAGTGGAAGTAGAGATGTTGGTATAGATCAACCGGTTTCTACAAATGTTTTAGGAAGAGAATATGTTTTTGTAAGAGGTAATGGTAATACATCTAATGAAGGAGAATTTCCTGTTATAGTTGCTACTGAAGATGGTACACAAGTATTTGCAGGAGGTAATTTAATTGGGACAATTAACAATGGAGATTATTTAGTAATACCAGGTTCAAATTATTCTAATAATTTAGTTGGTGCAAATATGCATGTAACAACTAGTAAAAATACCTATGCATATCAGTGTTTATCAGGAGCGTCTGGAAGGCAAACTTTAGGTATGAATTTTATTGCGCCAGTAAATTGTTTATTACCTGATACCCTAAATGAAGTACCACAAATTCATCGAATAGCAGGTGTAGATTCTAATATATCTGCATTAACAATTACAGTAAGTACATTAACTGCAGATGGAGATATTGAAGTTTATGAAAACGGAACTAGAATTCCATTAGCAAATGTAGTTTCTGTTCCTGTTACAGGAACCTCAGATTGGAAAACTGTTTATGTAAGTAAAGGAAACGGAACCCCTCCAAATGACGACCTAACAGGAGAAATATCTGTTGTAACTCCTGGACCAATAAGTGTTGGAACATTTATGAGTTTAGGGGCTAATGCTGGTTTAGCAGGTTATTTTTCAGGATTTGATACAGTACCACAGGTTTTTATAGATATTACTGGTGGAGGTTGTTTTCCTGGTTCTAACTTGGAAGAAGTAACAGGAGATTTTCAAGCATATCAATGGTATAAAAATGATGTACTAATTCCAGGTGCTACATCTCAAACTTTTAATCCAAATACGGAAGGTGTTGGAGATTACTTTGTTAGAGTTACAAAAGGAACTTGTTCTTATGACTCAGGAGTAGTAACTTTATATACATGTGATCCTGATATTCAAGTGACAAAAATAGATAATGCTGACCCTATTTTAGAAGGCGATGAAGTTACTTTTACTATTACAGTAAGAAGTTTTGGAGTAGATCCAGTAAATAATTTAGTGATTAATGATGTGCTACCAAGTCAATTTGATTTAGTTAGTGGAACACCCAGTCCTGGATCTGGAACTTGGACAAGTCCAAATTGGAATATAGGAACTATAAATCCTAGCCAAATTTTCACTATTACTATTGTAGCTAAAGCAAAAGATGAATCAGGTGGAGTAACAGCTACTAATACAATAACATATACATCAGACTCTACAGAGCCAGTGCCTAATATTACTCCAGACGATTTAACTGAGCCAGTAACTATACTTAATGGTGAAATAGCGTTAACCAAAGAAGGTACTTTTAATGATGGTGGAAATGGTACTCAAATAGGAGACTTAGTTAATTACACTTTTACAGTTACAAATCCTGGAGAAGTTGAATTAGAAAACGTTATTGTTAATGATCCATTACTAGGAGGAAATATATCCGGGCCAACAAGTGGTGATACTGATAATGATAATAAATTAGATGTAGGAGAAACATGGATTTACAATGCTAGTTATATTACTACTTTGGCTAATTTCCAAAATGGAAAGGTAGATAACACTGCAACTGCTAGTGGAGATCAGACTAATAGTTTAACAAAGACCAACTCATCATCAGATTCAGTTGATTTAATTTCTGTTGATTTGAATTTAACAAAAACAGTCGATAATGCAATTCCAAAAATAGGGTCAGTAATTATTTATACATTAACTTTAAAAAATAATGGACCTTTTGATGCAACAAATGTACAAGTTATAGATGTTTTACCTAATGGGGTGATTTATAGAGCTGCTCTATCAACAATTCCAGCTGGTACAACATATAATACTATTGCAAATGTCTGGGATTTAAGCGGTATAACATTCAATAATGGAGAAACTATAGTTTTAAATTTGGCAGCTGTAATAAATTCAGCTGGAATTATTATTAATACAGCGGAAGTTAAGCAAAATGATCAACTAGATATTGATTCTGTGCCCAATAGCGGTAATTAA
- a CDS encoding aminotransferase class I/II-fold pyridoxal phosphate-dependent enzyme, which yields MVKDLFERIKEDKGPLGKWADKAEGYYVFPKLEGPISNRMSFNGKKVVTWSINDYLGLANHPEVLKADGDSAATDGLAYPMGARMMSGHTKYHEQLEQECAEFVDKEAAYLVNFGYQGMVSAIDALVNKDDIIVYDMDTHACIIDGVRLHAGKRFVYRHNDIESCEKNLQRATRMAEKTGGGILLVSEGVFGMRGEQGRLKEIVALKEKYNFRLLVDDAHGFGTLGKDGRGTGFEQGVQDGIDVYFATFAKSMAGIGAFFAADKDIIQYLQYNMRSQMFAKSLPMPMVKGALKRLDMIRTMPELKDNLWKITNALQSGLRTAGFDLGTTQTCITPVYLKGEIPEAMAMVHDLRENHSVFCSIVVYPVIPKGLIILRLIPTARHTQEDVDETITAFSAIREKLEDGTYKKVAAAMM from the coding sequence ATGGTAAAGGATTTATTTGAGAGGATTAAGGAAGATAAAGGACCGTTAGGAAAATGGGCTGATAAAGCAGAAGGGTATTATGTTTTTCCAAAGTTAGAAGGACCAATTTCTAACAGAATGTCTTTTAATGGTAAGAAAGTAGTTACTTGGAGTATCAATGATTATTTAGGTTTGGCAAATCATCCAGAAGTTTTAAAAGCTGATGGAGATTCTGCTGCAACAGACGGATTAGCGTACCCAATGGGTGCAAGAATGATGTCTGGTCATACAAAATACCACGAACAATTAGAGCAAGAATGTGCTGAATTTGTGGATAAAGAAGCTGCATATTTAGTAAACTTTGGTTACCAAGGAATGGTTTCTGCCATTGATGCTTTGGTAAACAAAGACGATATTATTGTGTACGATATGGACACACACGCTTGTATTATTGATGGTGTTCGTTTGCATGCTGGTAAGCGTTTTGTGTATAGACATAATGATATTGAAAGCTGTGAGAAAAATTTACAACGTGCTACAAGAATGGCAGAAAAAACGGGTGGAGGAATCTTATTAGTTTCTGAAGGTGTTTTTGGAATGCGTGGAGAACAAGGTAGATTAAAAGAGATTGTTGCGTTAAAAGAGAAATATAACTTCCGTTTATTGGTAGATGATGCACACGGTTTTGGAACTTTAGGAAAAGACGGTAGAGGTACTGGTTTTGAGCAAGGAGTACAAGACGGAATAGACGTTTATTTTGCAACTTTTGCAAAATCAATGGCTGGTATTGGTGCTTTCTTTGCTGCGGATAAAGATATAATACAGTATTTACAATACAATATGCGTTCTCAAATGTTTGCAAAATCGTTACCAATGCCAATGGTAAAAGGTGCGTTAAAACGTTTGGATATGATACGTACAATGCCAGAATTAAAAGATAATCTTTGGAAAATTACCAATGCATTACAATCTGGTTTACGTACTGCTGGTTTCGATTTAGGAACAACACAAACGTGTATTACACCAGTTTATTTAAAAGGAGAAATACCTGAAGCAATGGCAATGGTACACGATTTACGCGAAAACCACAGTGTATTTTGTTCAATAGTTGTGTATCCTGTAATACCAAAAGGATTAATTATTTTAAGGTTAATTCCAACAGCAAGACACACACAAGAAGATGTAGATGAAACTATTACTGCGTTTTCTGCTATTAGAGAGAAATTAGAAGACGGAACTTATAAAAAAGTTGCTGCGGCAATGATGTAG